The Odocoileus virginianus isolate 20LAN1187 ecotype Illinois chromosome 3, Ovbor_1.2, whole genome shotgun sequence genome includes a window with the following:
- the LOC110135604 gene encoding RNA-binding protein with serine-rich domain 1-like: MTPSPIPRKERSEEQSADRCRDTGATQQSGEKDRGRDKARKRRRASGGGSSSGARSRAGSSRGSSSSSASGRSGHSSGSRSSSSSSSPGSPRPWRPRDHRLRSGSKPKPPGRDEKESRRRSPAPKPTKVHVARLTRKVTREHIREIFSTFGRVRQIDLPRERMRAHPSQGHAYVEFENPEEAVKALKHMDGGQIDGRRITATAVLTPPAPATPRRLSPPRRMLPPLSTWRRLRRSRSRSPWGRSPERRLPRYPRRPRHWSGPSSSSLRRKMEKYSGLIQGRQELRGHGIFPRSRWKCS, encoded by the exons ATGACTCCGTCTCCCATCCCACGCAAAGAGCGCTCTGAGGAGCAGTCCGCGGATCGCTGTAGAGATACAGGCGCCACCCAGCAGTCCGGCGAGAAGGACCGAGGCAGGGATAAAGCTCGGAAGCGGCGCAGGGCCTCGGGCGGTGGCAGCAGCTCGGGGGCGCGGTCCCGCGCGGGCTCCAGCCGCGGCTCCAGCTCTTCCTCAGCATCCGGCCGCTCAGGACACTCCAGCGGGTCCCgcagctccagctccagcagcTCCCCCGGCTCTCCAAGGCCTTGGCGCCCCCGAGACCACAGGCTGCGGTCCGGTTCCAAACCCAAACCACCTGGACGAGACGAGAAGGAAAGCAGAAGGCGCAGCCCCGCCCCTAAGCCCACCAAAGTGCACGTCGCGAGGCTCACCCGGAAGGTGACCAGGGAGCACATCCGGGAGATATTCTCCACCTTCGGGAGAGTTAGACAGATCGACCTGCCCAGAGAAAGGATGCGCGCGCATCCGTCTCAAGGCCACGCCTACGTGGAGTTCGAGAATCCGGAAGAGGCTGTGAAGGCGCTCAAGCACATGGACGGAGGGCAAATCGACGGCCGGCGGATCACAGCCACAGCCGTGCTAACCCCCCCGGCCCCAGCCACCCCCAGGCGACTGAGCCCTCCCCGGAGAATGCTGCCACCGCTCTCCACGTGGCGCAGGCTGAGGAGGAGCAGGTCGCGTTCCCCTTGGGGCAGGTCCCCCGAGCGCCGGCTACCCCGCTACCCCCGCCGCCCCCGTCACTGGAGCGGCCCAAGCTCCAGCTCCTTGCGAAG GAAGATGGAAAAGTACTCAGGATTGATTCAAGGGCGGCAGGAGCTGAGAGGCCATGGCATCTTTCCCCGGTCACGGTGGAAGTGTTCCTAG